The nucleotide window GACGGTGACCTCCGGGGAACGGGTGTATTCCTTGTGCAGGGAGAGGAAGCGTTGCACATCCCCCTTGGCGCGCGCGACTTTGGCGGTCTTATACCCTTCCGCCTCTTGGAGCTGTTTGGCGGCTTCGCCCTTGGCTTTGGGCAGGATGTCGTTGGCATATCCTTCGGCTTCGTTGATGGCCCGTACCCGGTCCTCCCGGGCACTTGCGACATCCTTGAAGGCGTGGACCACCTCTTCCGGCGGGGCGACCTGCTGAAGCTGCACGGCCACGATCAGAATGCCGCTTTTGTAATCGTCCAGTATCTTCTGCATGGTCGAGAGGGTATTGGCCTGGATGCGTTCCTTGCCGATGGTCAGGGCCTCGTCAATGCTGTTGCGACCGATCACCTGGCGAATGGCAGTTTCCGCGACATTACGCACCACGTAGCTCGGATCCCGCGGCGGATTGCGCACATTGAACAGCGAATCGGCGGCGTTATTGACGCGGTATTGGACACTCAAATCGATATCGATGATGTTTTCGTCACCGGTCAGCATCAGGGATTCAGCGGCCACGTCAACAGCGGAGCGGCCCCGGGTTCGGTAGCCGATTTCGATGCGGCGGACCTGGGTCACCTTGGGCTTGTAGACCTCCTCAATCGGGTAGGGAAGGTGGTAATGCGGTCCCGGAATGGTGCTTTCTATATAGCGACCAAAGCGCGTGACGACACCTTCCTCGTCTGGTCCCACCACATAAATGCCTGTGAACATCCAGATGACCATCACAACCCCGATGGCAATTGGCCAGAAGCGCTTGCCATCCATGCTGCCACCAAATTTGTCGCGAAAC belongs to Magnetococcales bacterium and includes:
- the hflK gene encoding FtsH protease activity modulator HflK; this encodes MTWNSNGGGGPQRPWGQGPRPPQPPDMEKVYQMFRDKFGGSMDGKRFWPIAIGVVMVIWMFTGIYVVGPDEEGVVTRFGRYIESTIPGPHYHLPYPIEEVYKPKVTQVRRIEIGYRTRGRSAVDVAAESLMLTGDENIIDIDLSVQYRVNNAADSLFNVRNPPRDPSYVVRNVAETAIRQVIGRNSIDEALTIGKERIQANTLSTMQKILDDYKSGILIVAVQLQQVAPPEEVVHAFKDVASAREDRVRAINEAEGYANDILPKAKGEAAKQLQEAEGYKTAKVARAKGDVQRFLSLHKEYTRSPEVTVSRLYLETMEEVLLKTDKVVVDPRAGQGVLPYLPLDRLKENASPPQQPRKGGEP